The nucleotide window CAGCAGCAGACCCGTGGTCTGCAGGACGACTGGCACGGCGGGATCCTCCTGAGCTGTTATCGGCCGAGCAGGTAGCGATCGAACAGGCCCACGACCCGTTGCTCGTATTCCTCGGGCGCGGCGGTGTCGAACCGGGTATGGCCGAGGTCGGGCGCGAACCAGAGCGTTTTCGGCTCCCGGGCGGCCTCGTACAGCTTCCGGCCGCTCTCGGGCGAGATGACGACGTCCCGCCCACCCTGCATCAACAAGACCGGCCGCGGGCTCAATCGGCCGATCCATCGCTTCGCGTCCACGTCGTCGGTGCGGAATCCCGCTTCGCGTTCGGCCCAGAACGTGATGAGCGGCGCGAAGGGAAACGGCGGCAGGCCGGTGAAGTACCTGACGCTCGTCTCGACGGTGTCGCGTAGCGACGAAAAGGCCGAGTTGGCGACGACGGCGGCCAGGGCGGGATGGTCGGCCGCGAACTCGATCGCGAGCGTGCCGCCGAAGGAGTTGCCGATGATGCCCAAGCGGCCGACGTCGACGCCGGAGAGCGTGGGCGCGAGCGCGTGCCACGCCTCGAGATCGCGCATCTCGCCGCTGCCGAACGTGATGAGATCGCCGTCGCTCATGTCGTGTCCGCGGACGGTCGTCAGGAGGGATCCGTAGCCGTGCCGGGCCAGCATCGCGGCCTCGTTGAGCATCTCGCCGCGATGCGACTTGTAACCGTGCTGGAGCAGGACGAGCGCGCCGTTGCGCGGCGGGACGTACCAGCCGACGAGGCGGAGGCCGTCGCTCGTCGTGACCGCCACGTCCTGGTAGAGCAGCCCGTAGTCGATCGGGCGCTTGCCCGGCAGCGGCCGCGTGTCGAGCGGGTTCGTCAGCAGGCGATGTGCTTCCGCCCGCGTGCGCCACGCGAGCGCGACGCCGGCCGCCACGATCGCCAGGATCGCGACGCCGGCGGCGACGCGTACCCAGCGGCTCATCAGAGGTCGACGTCGAAGAAGTCCACGAGCGACGTTTCGAGCGAGTACTCGGCGCCGACGACGCGCAGGCCGTGGTTCAGGATCAGGTGCTCCAGGATGGCCGAGCCCGAGCGCAGATGAGAGGCGGAGGCTCGAACGTTCGCGCGCACGGCTTCGGCCACGAGCGCCTCGCGCCGCTCCCGCAGGTCGGTGTGGAGCAGCGGCTCGACCGACGGCCGGATCCGGTCGACGATCGACTTGAGATTCCGCGACTGGTTCTCGCGCGGCCGCTGCAGCTCTTCGAGCGTGGCCTGGATGGCGCCGCATCGAGAGTGGCCCAGCACGACGACCAGCCGCGTACCGAACTGCTCGGCCGCGAACTCGACGCTGCCGACCTGTGAGGGCGCGACGATGTTGCCGGCCACGCGGATGACGAAGAGATCGCCGAGCCCCTGGTCGAAGATGATCTCGGCCGGCACGCGGGAGTCCGAGCAGCCGAGGACGATCGCGAAGGGCTGCTGGCCGCCGGCCAGCTCGCTGCGGCGCCTCGGGCTGGCGATGCCGTCGCGGCTCACGACGTCCGCTGCGAATCGGCGGTTGCCTTCGCGCAGCCGCTCGAGCGCGTCCGCTGCCGGGATCATCGGGCGCCCTGCCTGCAAGGATCGCGGTGTGCCGTGTGCATGGCGTTCCATTGTGATCGACTTCGCCGGCGCGGCCAAGTGACCCGCAGGCGTCCCGATCGGTCCGCGCCGCGTTGACTCGCCGGGAGCCGCGCACTAGCATCAGGAACCCGACACGGTGAGGAGACGAGATGACGAACGGCTGGAGACTACGGTTGCGGCAGGGGCTCGCAGGTATCGTGCTGGCGGGGAGCGTCGCGGCGTCCGCCTGCAGCGGGTCGCAGGCGCCCGCGCCCACGGCCGCGCCAGCGGAGGGGAATGTGACGGTGACGAATGAGGTGCTGCAGCGACACATGGACACGTTCGGCAAGCGGGACGTCCCGGGCGTGCTCGCCGATTACGCCGCCGACGCGGTGATGTTCACACCCGGCGGGCCGGTGCGCGGCACCGACGCGCTCCGCACGACGTTCGAGAACCTGTTCGTCGAGTGGGGGAAGCCCGGCATGACGTTCACGCTGAAGCAGCGGATCGTGGACGGCGAGCACGCCTACATCTTCTGGGACGCCGAGACCGCCGACAACGTGTACGAAGGCGCGGTGGACGCGTTCGTCGTCGAGAACGGCAAGATCGTCGCGCACTTCTTCGCCGGCAAGATCACGCCGAAGGCCGCGGCGGCCCGGTAGCGTCCGGCGCGCGCTCGCGACGCGCGCATCGAGCGAGGCATGGAGCTGCGGCAACTCGGAACGAGCGGCCTGACCGTATCGGTGCTCAGCCTCGGCACCATGACGGTCGGCGGCCGCGATCGCTTCCAGCACATGGGGAATCTCGGCGTGCCGGAGGTCACGCGGATGCTCGACCTCTGCCGCGACGCCGGGCTCACGGTGATCGATACCGCGGATCTGTACTCCTACGGCGCCGCCGAAGAGATCCTCGGCGCGGCACTGGCCGGCCGGCGCGACGACTTCGTGCTCGTCACGAAGGCGTTCATGCGGACCGGCCCGGGCGTGCACGACGTCGGGCTGTCGCGCAAGCACCTGATCGCGGCCTGCGAGGCGAGCCTGCGCCGGCTCGGCACGGACCACCTCGACGTCTACATGGCGCACGATCCCGACCTGTTCGTGCCGGTCGAGGAGACGCTGCGCGCGTTCGACGATCTCGTCGGTCAAGGGAAGGTCCGCTACATCGGCTGCTCGAATCACTCGGCGTGGCACGTGATGAAGGCGCTGGCGGTCTCGGCGCGGGATGGGCTGGCGCGCTACGTGTGCCAGCAGGTGAACTACTCGCTCGTCTGCCGCGACGTCGAGCACGAGCTGGTGCCGATGGGCCTCGACCAGGGCGTCGGCATCATGGCGTGGAGCCCGCTCCACTACGGGCTGCTCAGCGGCAAGTTCCGCCGCGACGCGCAGCCCTCGGAGACGCGGCTGGCCGATCTCGAGGCGCCGGGGACGATCGACCGCGAGCGCCTCTACCGAATCGTGGACGTGATGCTCGAGATCGCGTCGGCGCGGGGCGTCTCCGCCGCGCAGGTCGCGCTCAATTGGGTGATGGGCAAGCCCGGCGTCTCCACCGTCATCCTCGGCGCACGGAACGAGGCGCAGCTTCGCGACAATCTCGCGGCCGCTACCTGGCGCCTGACCACGGACGAAATGCAGCAGCTCGACGGCGTGAGCGCGCTGCCGGAGCCGTATCCGTACTGGCACCAACACAAGTTCGGCCTGGAGCGGAACCCGCGGTTGCCGTCGATGCGCACGGCGGAGTGGCGAAGCGACGTGTCCGGCAGCCGCGACGAGGCCGGCAGCATGCAGCACGTCCGGCGGCCGTCATGACACGCCGGCGTGCGCGGGTCCGGTGCACGCACGCGAGGCACGATGCGCCGGCGCTCGGACTCCGAGGACGAAACGGGCGCGCGCGCCGTCTGCGGCGTCGCGAGGCGTTCAGCCCTGAGATCGACAGGTTGCGCGAGGGCGTCGAGTGCCCTCCGGAAACAGCGAGGACGTGATGATCAAGCACATCGTCAGCTTCATGCTGCTCGGCGGCGCCGTTGCCGTCTCGGCCCAGACCAAGGCGTCGGATCTGCCGCCAATCAAGCGGCAGCCGGGCGCGCAGGCCGTCGTGGACGAGCACCTCGACGCCATCAACAAGTGCGACTGGAACCGGTTGATGGCGCAGTACCCGCCGACCGTCGAGTTCTTCCTGCCCGGCGGCCAGGTCGTCAAGGGCCGGGAGGCGGTGGGCGATCTCTTCCGCAACTTCGTGAAGCCCGCGCGCGAGGGCGGCCTGTGCGGGCTGAAGTTCGTCACCGAGCACGCGTTCACCGTCGGCGACACCATCAACGTGCAGTGGCGCGCGACCGCCGACTTCCTGCTCGAGCCCTATCTCGGCGCGGACGCGTACGTCACGAAGGACGGCCTGATGTTCGCCCAGGTGACGACGTTCCGGTCCGACGAGATCAAGATGAAGAAGTAGGCTCGCCGAACGGCGCCCGACCTAGATCAGCCCTCTGATCGTGCCCCCGATGTCGAGGCTCGCGCCCGTGATGAACTTCGCGCGCGGGGACGCGAGGAACACGACCGCGTGGGCGACGTCCTCCGGCTGGCCGATGCCCATCGGCATCTGGCGCTCCTCGAGAAACCGCTTCACCGCATCGTCGGGCGGCAGCTTGTACTGATCGACGATTTGCTCGAGGATGCCGCCGGGACGCGTCCACATCCGCGACCAGATGGGCCCGGGGAGGACGGTGTTGACGCGGACCTTTGGCGCGTACTGCTTGGCCATCGCCTTCGTCAGGTAGAGCAGCGCGCTCTTGCAGGCGCCGTAGTCGAGGAACGCCGGCTCGGGCTGCTTGGCGAGATCCGATCCGGTGTTGACCACCGCACCGGAGCCGCGGGCCGCCATCTTCGGGACGAGCGCGCGGCAGATGCGCACGGTGCCCATCAGGTTCACCTGGATGGACGCCGCCCAACCCTCGTCCGTCTGCTCCTCCAGGTTGTACGGGTTGCCGACCCCGAGGTTGTTGATCAGGATGTCGGGTACGCGGCCGAACGTGTCCAGCACGTGCGCCACGGCCCGGTCGACGCCGGGACCGGTCGCGAGATCGCTCGCGACGACGCCGTGCCACTTGCCGGCCTTCTCTTTCAGCGTGTCGCCGTCCGTATCGGCGACGATGACGACGGCGCCTTCGTGGGTGAGCAGATCCG belongs to Acidobacteriota bacterium and includes:
- a CDS encoding alpha/beta hydrolase, which encodes MSRWVRVAAGVAILAIVAAGVALAWRTRAEAHRLLTNPLDTRPLPGKRPIDYGLLYQDVAVTTSDGLRLVGWYVPPRNGALVLLQHGYKSHRGEMLNEAAMLARHGYGSLLTTVRGHDMSDGDLITFGSGEMRDLEAWHALAPTLSGVDVGRLGIIGNSFGGTLAIEFAADHPALAAVVANSAFSSLRDTVETSVRYFTGLPPFPFAPLITFWAEREAGFRTDDVDAKRWIGRLSPRPVLLMQGGRDVVISPESGRKLYEAAREPKTLWFAPDLGHTRFDTAAPEEYEQRVVGLFDRYLLGR
- a CDS encoding carbonic anhydrase — translated: MIPAADALERLREGNRRFAADVVSRDGIASPRRRSELAGGQQPFAIVLGCSDSRVPAEIIFDQGLGDLFVIRVAGNIVAPSQVGSVEFAAEQFGTRLVVVLGHSRCGAIQATLEELQRPRENQSRNLKSIVDRIRPSVEPLLHTDLRERREALVAEAVRANVRASASHLRSGSAILEHLILNHGLRVVGAEYSLETSLVDFFDVDL
- a CDS encoding nuclear transport factor 2 family protein, which codes for MTVTNEVLQRHMDTFGKRDVPGVLADYAADAVMFTPGGPVRGTDALRTTFENLFVEWGKPGMTFTLKQRIVDGEHAYIFWDAETADNVYEGAVDAFVVENGKIVAHFFAGKITPKAAAAR
- a CDS encoding aldo/keto reductase, coding for MELRQLGTSGLTVSVLSLGTMTVGGRDRFQHMGNLGVPEVTRMLDLCRDAGLTVIDTADLYSYGAAEEILGAALAGRRDDFVLVTKAFMRTGPGVHDVGLSRKHLIAACEASLRRLGTDHLDVYMAHDPDLFVPVEETLRAFDDLVGQGKVRYIGCSNHSAWHVMKALAVSARDGLARYVCQQVNYSLVCRDVEHELVPMGLDQGVGIMAWSPLHYGLLSGKFRRDAQPSETRLADLEAPGTIDRERLYRIVDVMLEIASARGVSAAQVALNWVMGKPGVSTVILGARNEAQLRDNLAAATWRLTTDEMQQLDGVSALPEPYPYWHQHKFGLERNPRLPSMRTAEWRSDVSGSRDEAGSMQHVRRPS
- a CDS encoding nuclear transport factor 2 family protein translates to MIKHIVSFMLLGGAVAVSAQTKASDLPPIKRQPGAQAVVDEHLDAINKCDWNRLMAQYPPTVEFFLPGGQVVKGREAVGDLFRNFVKPAREGGLCGLKFVTEHAFTVGDTINVQWRATADFLLEPYLGADAYVTKDGLMFAQVTTFRSDEIKMKK
- a CDS encoding SDR family oxidoreductase translates to MDYQLNGKLAFVAAGAHGIGESIADLLTHEGAVVIVADTDGDTLKEKAGKWHGVVASDLATGPGVDRAVAHVLDTFGRVPDILINNLGVGNPYNLEEQTDEGWAASIQVNLMGTVRICRALVPKMAARGSGAVVNTGSDLAKQPEPAFLDYGACKSALLYLTKAMAKQYAPKVRVNTVLPGPIWSRMWTRPGGILEQIVDQYKLPPDDAVKRFLEERQMPMGIGQPEDVAHAVVFLASPRAKFITGASLDIGGTIRGLI